The Glycine max cultivar Williams 82 chromosome 17, Glycine_max_v4.0, whole genome shotgun sequence genome contains the following window.
AATATCATCgaataaacatattcaatttgaAAGTGTGGTATGTTGATGAAACTTTCCAAATTTTGAGcaatattctaattaaactaGGATCCTATTGAAGCCAGAGAAAGATATGTGCATATCAACTTCGGCCACCACTTCGAAGCAGTAAGAAGTGGTGGACTAGTAGTCGGGAGGACcttttaatattgttatttattagCATCTGCATGGTGGAAATGTTGTTGTTTGTAGGATCTAATTCTTCATGGTTATTGGAGTACTGTCAAAATAAACAGGAAAATACAGCAGTTTAGTAACAAAAACTGGTTAAAAATTTTGGCGTAAAAATGTTGTCtgttatatttttcaatcataGCCTTCTGGTTATTTTTACAGATAGTTTGATAGGGGTGGGTAAACGGGATTAGGTCTATGGACTGACCCGCGGGGGCCGCGGTCCGCACGGGTTacggaccaatttttttaaacggtccatgtttatgttatatttttggGTCCGCACTGCTTAACCAGGGGACTATGCGGATTTGGCCCGCGGGTTGCCCGCATAAGGTTTAATTTGTGTGATCCTGACCCAAttatattagatttaattttctctttttcacttcaaacttttctttttaaaataacagataaagaaatatattagataagataaaaatataaagataaaaataaaagatttaaattaaaagatgataaagataaaaaagataagataagaaaaataaaagattaagataaaaaagataagtgataacttgttaaaaatcttcttttttgatattttcttgatctttttctcttttaatctatcattttcatatctgaaagtcataaataataaaaatatcaattcttatcatttaagtcaaaaataattgttaaataaatatttttaaagatatttaaatatatttttattataaaaaatagctcatatCATATTTAGCAGTTGTAGCAAGCTAAGAACATTTTTTCTCCTCACGTGTGCTTAACAAATATCGAACTAGGCTTCTTGTTGACAACGTACAAGCCTTgatatatactaaaaattggTTACTAGTATTTGATATGCAGGGtaaataatatgtaataattattgtcttttaatcacttaacttgactttattctaatatttattattatttcgagttttaggaaaagaagatgaagatatgGAGATGGAGAAGACTCAAGCTACTTCAAATATGGAATtatttgttgttggagatgcttaaatttcatattttatatttattgcttggattttcttttgttaagacattatttatttcagtgatgtaattgactaattattgatattttatttacctttgtattgaacttaatttgattgtattatatttttattaaaattaaaattcttttaaaactaggccTGCGGATCGGCCCATTTGACCCGCGGGGTCCGCGGGGCGAGGGCGGATCAATTTATTTGGTCCGTGTAAGAAGCAGGACGGATTGGCCCGGTCCGCTACCAATGCGGGCTTATGCGGGCGGACCTTACGCGGGACGAGCCGACCCGCTTACCCACCCCTAATTTCAGATACAAGTTACAAGGATGAACAATGTCCTGCATTACTTTACAAGCACAAGCACGACCGCTATAATATAAAAAGtgtcattaacaaaaaaaatgttaataattaggCAGCTGCATTGATATAGTTTTTgtctaacaaatttaatttgttaaaaaatacaaattgtaTTTGCTATGCTAGTCATGTTATGTTATGcaatcatattaataaataatttcattgtaTAAGAAATTGATGTATACTGTTGATACATTACAAGTAGCTAGGGTGCACATTCTGGCATACAttacattattatataaaatacataTCGATTGTAATGGATTTCCTATCTGTCTTAAAAAGCTGTCAATTAATTAACCTGAAGAGGTAGCTGTAGAGAAGTGATCTTCTCCTTCTGTAAGTGGCCTGCCAAATAGGGAGGGAATGgccaacagaaaaaaaaaattaaacatcataTTGAATATTGATAATAAAGACAAATTTTCAGCATAAAGTTTCTCACATGCACAACAATGTCTCGAGGAATTAATGAATCTAATCGTCACCCACAGTGTCAGTCCATCAAGAAGAACTCTGATTGGACTGTGATATTAAGTTGTCAAAGTAAACTTAGTTAATGGAAGAGGCACCCATGCATGTGTTCCCATATTAAACAAATTCGGGTTATTAAAATACAGAACGCGTGCGAAACTGGGAAATCTGGCAAATTGGaggtttttattatatattttggtgTGTCTTAATTCATGAACTCGATGGAAGTTGAAACCTGTCCATTACATTGAAATTTAGGGTCGGTCCAACAAGAAGTGAGACctaatttactttaaatatgTTAGGCCTTTTTACAAATATATGTGacatttttatcaatatatgaaacttttttcttttataaatattaatagaaaatattttttttattggtaaccTAAAGCGTAACTTTAGTTGTTTTATTCTTAGGCCGACcttacataaaatttattaactatTGTATCATGCATGCCAGCCTAACATCACACTAACATGTGACGTGAAGTTGATACTAATTTGAAGGTTGTTATTCTGGATCACTATAATTCTAAAGAGAATAGGTGTTTAAATGTGGAAGATTGATTTAGTTATGTAGCCTAAAGGATATAAGCACACAAATGTTGAATTCAGTCAAACACGAGGCCACTGAGCAGCAAATTAAGTCACAGGTGGTGTGGTGTTtttatgtgaatatataaatgTGACATCTCTGGTAtcattttctataaattaaGCTTATACGTTTCCACATTCATAGTTGTCTGGCCTCTTTGTATAATTTGCATCCTAGCTTTGGTCTTATAGTTATTAGTTAGAGCTTACAAAGTAAATAACAATGAAGCGGCCATGTAGTTCCAGCGGTTATTACTTTTGTCTAATGAATATGTTCCTGTTGCTTTTGCCAGTAAGGTCCCAACTGACAACAGACTTCTATAAGTCATCATGTCCTAACCTTTCCAAAATAGTAAGAAGAGAGGTTCAAAAAGCTCTAATGAATGAGATTCGAATGGCTGCTTCTTTGCTTCGCCTTCACTTTCATGATTGCTTTGTGAATGTAAgttttatggttgttttgttaTATGCACACTTCAGTCAAATTGTTAGGATACTATTATCATTCTTATCCTACTAACCTACAAGaattggtagcaaaatactttctAATACACCTTTTTAAACACATTCTTTATTATTACCtgatattaaaatttacataattagaGTTTCACTTCATATTTAATGAGtcaaattaatgattttgtagTTGCTAATAAATTTTAGCCAATGATAAAAAGTGTGTTAGAGAGTACTGGTATGTTGCTCACACAAATCTAACCTCAGTCCTAAATAAAATAGGTAGAAAGGATTGCAATTTattcaaggttttaaattacaGTCTACAACAGTTATTGAGGTTGCAATATTCAGGGCACATTGCATCAACTGCATTTGCATGTAATTGTCCAcaatatcaaatttttattggTCTATGCAATCACGCAGAAACACAATTTGAAACTTTGATTTgtcctaaaaatattttattgcaattaaaGGGCAGTAAAATGAAAGCTTAGAATATTATTATGATCAGTTTAATGTGTCAACACATCGTTGTCAGTAAACTGCactaaagattttattttatttttatgaaatttatcaGAAGAGAAATGATTATGTTATTGAAATTCTGTTATATTGGGTATTCCGAATTTCCAATTAATTATGTGACACAGAATTAGTAAGTTAGAGCATAATCTGTTACACCTTATTTTCAttgatatcaatttttttttctttgaacatGATCAGGGTTGTGATGGATCGATACTACTAGATGGTGGTGATGATGGAGAGAAATCTGCTGCTCCTAACCTGAACTCTGCTAGAGGATATGAGGTTGTAGATACAATCAAAAGTTCAGTGGAGAGTGCATGTAGTGGGGTTGTCTCCTGTGCTGATATATTAGCCATTGCTGCCAGAGATTCTGTTTTCCTAGTAATTCTATTCAAATCCCATTTTATAGACTTATTTCTTCATTGATTTTACTTATTTCGTTCACTACTCAAGGAACATGCATGCACGGGAATGAAATGTGAATTACTCAAACAAGTTGGAAATTAAATTGTGGTTAACTATGCCTTCCACGTttcttttaaactttattttatacgACGATTTTGTGTTTTAGCATGATTATATATGTCACTCATAAAGTCATAATGTTTCGTAGAGTGGTGGTCCTTTTTGGAAGGTTCCGCTAGGACGAAGAGATGGAACAGTCTCAAACGGAACACTGGCAACTGAGGTGCTTCCAGCGCCATTTGATCCATTGAATACCATCATTTCAAAGTTTACTAATATGGGCCTTAATCTCACTGACGTTGTTTCTTTATCAGGTAACAGAGAACTTCACAATCTCGATCTTCAAGCTAGCTCGAAATTACTTTTAGAAAACTTAGATGCAATTTCTTAAGTGATGTGGTGTTGTTCCTAACTCCAATTGAAGTTTCACCTCGTTAATCCGTGTAATAAACGTATGTATTAAAGGATTACACCTCAGAGGGAAACTTCAATTCTAGTTGGaaaacagcaacaacaacttcTAAGGAACTGTAAGTAAGTTTTGTCAAAAAAACTTTCTTAGACCTTGGTAATCTTTATAATAGACGTATTTATTAAAAGAGTACGACTAGCAGATTATCAAGATGAAACCTCAATTTTGATTGGAGAACAATAACAACCATACTAAGTAACTGTATCTAAGTTTTAATCCATAATTTGTTAGCTTAATTGCTTCAGTATATATATGTTAACCAATATATATTAATCGAATTATATGTGAAGGTGCCCATACAATTGGCCGAGCAAGGTGTACACTGTTTAGCAATAGATTATTCAACTTCTCAGGAACAGGTGCACCAGACAGCACACTAGAAACTGGCATGCTCTCTGACCTGCAAAGTTTGTGTCCTCAAAATGGAGATGGAAATGTTACTACAGTCCTTGATCGGAATTCATCGGATCTATTTGACATTCACTACTTCAAGAACCTGCTCAGTGGAAAGGGGCTTCTCAGTTCTGACCAGATTCTATTTTCTAGTGATGAAGCTAATTCAACAACAAAACCTTTAGTCCAAAGCTATAGCAACGATAGTGGACAATTCTTTGGGGACTTTGCCAACTCTATGATCAAGATGGGGAATATAAATATTAAGACTGGGACTGATGGAGAGATTAGGAAAAACTGCAGAGTGATAAATTCTCAGTAATATGATAAGAAACGCTTTGCAAGATATGGAATAAGCAGAAGATGCGGTGTCTTCCTGTTACATTAGGTAATTTAGGTTGGTGTTTATATATGTTACTCAAAATGGAATTTGTAGGTGGAAATGTGCTTTTCAGATGAATGTGAGCAACTTAACCCaacaaaagataaattaaagatAGTATCAACGATTCCCTCGTTTTATGTTATGTGCACCAGTTTTTTTCTATTCAGATTGTTTTCTTAATTCCTTGGCAAGTTCAcaaatttgtataaataataataaatgataagatCTAGTctatataatttgtatattgTATACACTAAATTTTAAGtgatggaaaaaagaaaagttgatATATTTTAAGGTAAAAAGCATTAATGTAAAGTTTAAGAGTAACATAAGACATAAAAAAATAGCAAGATTCAAAGAGATAAGAAAAACACTTAAGGGATAAAAATGATAACTTAGTATAAATCTTGTAAAACTGTTGGATGTTCCGTCTACCAAATGAATTCTTGATGTAATAATGATTTTTACCCTTTAAGATTATTTCAACTATTACTTTCACTAAGTTAATTTACTCTAAGCATGATTCCTCATGTGAAAGAGATTAAGTCACTTGATTTCACTGTTAAATCATTCAAAAATTCAACCAAATACTTTGTTTTAagaattcattaattaaaaaaatgaataaacagGTGACAAATAAAGTTATAACAAATGTAATTGGTTTAACAGaaattagaaatgaaaaaaatataggttAATGAAATTAAGTTTGAAATAAGGTAAAAGTAATTACTATAGCACTCTTTTATCCCAAGACACATAGTATCCTCAAAATATGTTTggtgaaatttaaataaaaaggtgtactaatttttcaaaaacttatttGGCCAAAAAAGAACATTGCATCTCACATCTTTATAAACATAAAGAAATACAactcaataaataatataataaaaaattaaagaactttTGGCACTTCAAAGACTATACAAAAtcatgttaataaaatataaaaaaataaatcattgaaaattttacattaatgaCTAAAAACTCATGCTCGGAGACATTCCGtccaaacacaaattaaaacaaacaaataaatgagaaGTGAATCTCATCACacataacaatataaaaattagaaacataTATGATCACACACGGAAAAACACTTGTAACATAGTCATATAAGTATAAATATCCTCTTAAACACGCATACATTATGATGTGAATTCAATGTAAGACTCTAGATGCGTATGATACTAATAAAACACTTGTGAAAGAAGCTTAAAAGGACATGCAATCGACAAATTTTTATCCCATGAGAAACCAAAAATCACGTTCTCAATCAAGATAAGAGACTAGTGTCTCTTACCTAATCTTGCAAGGATACTCCAAGTCTCCAATTCATGTAATTAACACAAGTCACATAAAGATTTTAAATTAGATAACACTCCTAATGCCAAAGTCATATTCAACTAATTCATCATCTTCTCGTTTAAGTTCAACATCACTCAAAAGACTTACCATATGATATGATGCATATATGAGACATACAAGATATCTATGACATTTTTATACATACTAGTACCATTATCACATGGTGGATGTTTTCACAAATGATCACTTAGGTCACATACACTTCATTTCAAACATTATCTTGATATAACTAGATCCACCTCATGTACATAGATGCATCAGTCTCTCAATGCCAACATTATAAGCTAATAACAATCACAACACACCATTATTCGAGTAAGcacatatatacacatacacatacataGTAGCTAAACATAACATAGTAACTGaacttaattatcaataaaattagtaGATACTTCATACCGATATCAtagtaacaaaaaatataaatatgtttatattaaatgctactaatattattttattattatactcttgttaaatttattaaaaattaaaatttattaaatttagtgctttaatttattattagttatatttttttaaaatacataacaaaagtggatcttatttattatttattgaccATTATTcataattacataatttttaataatttttttataaatttaatgtctATACACTAATGGTGTAAAACTGTCATTAAATTACATATTAtcatttgaattactttaagataattattttaaaagtcaacaaatttatcatatataatggaTTAATTATGCATGATTGAGTGTTTgtgcataactttttttttataaaaattctttttaataaactttatgTCTTATTAACACTCTTTACATTAATATGTTAGAAGTTTAATTTTAGGGGTGCGCAAAATACCATTAGaaccaaattaaatataaaaccactattatatatataccgATCGTAATGGATTTCCTATCTGTGTTAAAGTTGTCAATTAATTAACCTAAAGAGGTAGTTGTAGAGAAGTGATCTTCTCCTTCTGTAAGTGGTGTGGCAAATAGGGAGGGAATGGCcatcagaaaaaaataaaattaaacataatattgaATATTGATAATAAAGACAAATTTTCAGCATAAAGCTTCTCACATGTACAGCAATGTCTCGAGGAATTAATGAATCTAATCGTCATCCACAGTGTCAGTCCATCAAGTAGATCTCTGATTGGACTGTGATATTAGGTTATGATCGTAAACTTAGTTAATGGAAGAGGCACCCATGCATGAGTccacacattaaacaaatttggtttattaattaaaatacagaACACGTGCCAATTAACTGGAAAATCTTGCAAATTGGaggtttataaaattataatatatattttggtgCGTCTTAATTCATGAACTCGAAGAGAAAACCTTTTTATTACATagaatttgataattattacaTCATGCATGTCAATATAACATCACACTAACACGACAaagttattttttcaaataattaatgcatattCATGTCATATGACTTGTTAAATAGAACAATTCCACGACAACCGATCCACTACCGCGTCCAgtgattatatattttaaaggtTGTTATTCTGGATCACTTTTATTACATAATTCTATGAAGAGAGTAAGTGTTTAAATGTGCAAGATTGATTTAACTACGTATGGAGGTTATAAAATTAAACAGTCTCTAAAGGGTATAAGCACACAAATGTTGAATTCAGTCAAACACGAGGCCACTGAGCAGCAAATTAAGTCACAAGTGGTGCTTTTATGTGAATACATAAATGTGACATCTCTCGTATCATTGTCTATAAATTAAGCCTCTAAGTTTTCACATGCATTCATCTTGCCCTGGCCTCTTGAATAATTTGCATCCTTGCTTTGGTCTTATAGTTATTAGTTAGAGCTTTAATTTGCAAAGTAATTGGCAATGAAGCGGTCATGTAGTTCGAGTGGTTGTTACTTTTGGTTAATGAATATGAATATGTTCCTGTTGCTTTTGGCAGTAAAGTCTGAACTGACAACAGACTTCTATAAGTCATCATGTCCTAACGTTTCCAAAATAGTAAGGAGAGAGGTTAAAAAAGCTCTCACGAATGAGATGCGAATGGCTGCTTCTTTGCTTCGTCTTCACTTTCATGATTGCTTTGTGAATGTGAGTTTCAGTGACATATATGGTTGTTTTATTATGTGCATGCACACTTCAGTCAAATTGCATGCTTAGATAGATTTATTGTATTTCAACACACAGTTTTGTCAGTAAGCTGCTCtgaagaatttatttatttattatttatccaaagagaaattattattttattgaaatactGTACGTTATTATTAGTATTCCAAATTTCCAGCTAATATAAGTTGTTTAGAGTTGGAGTAAAGATCTCAAGCTCCATTCTCCTATACAAGCATGGAGTAGTAGTCACTGAAactgaaatattaattattctttctttcaattCCATATACATTAAAATCTGATATAgctttatttcatttaaatcttaaattattttctttgaacATGATCAGGGTTGTGATGGATCAATACTACTAGATGGTGGTGATGATGGAGAGAAGTCTGCTGTTCCTAACCTGAACTCTGCCAGAGGATATGATGTTGTAGATACAATCAAAAGTTCAGTGGAGAGTGAATGTGACGGGGTTGTCTCATGTGCTGATATATTAGCCATCGCTGCCAGAGATTCTGTTTTCCTGGTAATTCTATTCAAATCCCATTATTCTctatattaatttcttcattaatttttcttatttcgtTTACGACTCAAGGAACATGCACggaaatgaaatataattacTTACCCAAACAAGTTGCGGAAGTGATTAACTACAcctttcatgtttttttatgaaCTTTTTTCTCAAACAACGAATTTGGGTTTAGCATAATTAGATTAGATATTTCACTCATAAAGTCATTATAATGTTTCGTAGAGTGGTGGTCCTTCTTGGAAGGTTCTGCTAGGACGAAGAGATGGAACAGTCTCAAACGGAACTCTAGCAAATGAGGCGCTTCCTGCACCATTTGATCCATTGGATACCATCATTTCAAAGTTTGCTAATATGGGCCTTAATCTCACAGATGTTGTTTCTTTATCAGGTAACATAGAACTTCGCCATGACTTCTCAAGCTGGCTAGTTCGTAAATGGAAAATGTTTCATAAGCACCCATTATATTATAAGACAcccaaagagaaagaaaaatacttataatacTTATATTATAAGATTTATGATATTTATGATAGGAtataaagagagataaaaagaaattaaaatttttgtttatcattATTCTTTGTAATTAGATGTTTAAAATAAGTGGGTGTttgtttatcattatttttttgtaaataaataataaagaaaattagatataattttttagatgtTGTTCCCTAATTAGAATTAAAGTTTCACATTAGTAATCCATATAATAGAGGTATGCATTAAAGGATTGTGCAGAATATGAAAGTAAAACTTCATATTTAATTGGAGAGCAGCACCCAGAGGGAACTGGatcagagtaaaaaaaaaaaaaaagatataattttcggtgttgttggtgtttttcttcaattaaaattgaagtttcATCTTACTAATCTGTGTAATGAAGATATGCATTAATGATTTACGTAGACTATGAAGATGGAA
Protein-coding sequences here:
- the LOC100814964 gene encoding peroxidase N, with the protein product MKRSCSSSGCYFWLMNMNMFLLLLAVKSELTTDFYKSSCPNVSKIVRREVKKALTNEMRMAASLLRLHFHDCFVNGCDGSILLDGGDDGEKSAVPNLNSARGYDVVDTIKSSVESECDGVVSCADILAIAARDSVFLSGGPSWKVLLGRRDGTVSNGTLANEALPAPFDPLDTIISKFANMGLNLTDVVSLSGAHTIGRARCTLFSNRLSNFSGTGAPDTTLDTDMLSDLQSLCPQNGDGNVTTVLDRNSSDLFDNHYFENLLSGKGLLSSDQILFSSDEANSTTKPLVQSYSNDSGLFFGDFSNSMIKMGNINIKTGTDGEIRKNCRVINS
- the LOC100817622 gene encoding peroxidase N isoform X2 encodes the protein MNEIRMAASLLRLHFHDCFVNGCDGSILLDGGDDGEKSAAPNLNSARGYEVVDTIKSSVESACSGVVSCADILAIAARDSVFLSGGPFWKVPLGRRDGTVSNGTLATEVLPAPFDPLNTIISKFTNMGLNLTDVVSLSGAHTIGRARCTLFSNRLFNFSGTGAPDSTLETGMLSDLQSLCPQNGDGNVTTVLDRNSSDLFDIHYFKNLLSGKGLLSSDQILFSSDEANSTTKPLVQSYSNDSGQFFGDFANSMIKMGNINIKTGTDGEIRKNCRVINSQ
- the LOC100817622 gene encoding peroxidase N isoform X1 codes for the protein MKRPCSSSGYYFCLMNMFLLLLPVRSQLTTDFYKSSCPNLSKIVRREVQKALMNEIRMAASLLRLHFHDCFVNGCDGSILLDGGDDGEKSAAPNLNSARGYEVVDTIKSSVESACSGVVSCADILAIAARDSVFLSGGPFWKVPLGRRDGTVSNGTLATEVLPAPFDPLNTIISKFTNMGLNLTDVVSLSGAHTIGRARCTLFSNRLFNFSGTGAPDSTLETGMLSDLQSLCPQNGDGNVTTVLDRNSSDLFDIHYFKNLLSGKGLLSSDQILFSSDEANSTTKPLVQSYSNDSGQFFGDFANSMIKMGNINIKTGTDGEIRKNCRVINSQ